A single bacterium DNA region contains:
- a CDS encoding DUF512 domain-containing protein, which yields MRLIRSPRHPGLRIAPSEAGAGLCLTAVGESLAGLLAPGERLLAVDGQPLTDVLDFHYYSAFSAEPELSILGVDGAERRVRVPGERLEGEALTFAPLEFKTCSNDCVFCFIHQMPAGLREDLYFMDEDYRLGFLYGNYVTLALAREHELERIVRQHLSPVYLSVHAIDMALRNRLLGLKRSRDIRGLIARLLAGGIAIHTQIVLVPGWNDGAALDETIAALAGYHPGIESLGIVPVGLSAHRARLTPLRAFDAAGAAAVIAQVETWQRRLQESLGTRFAHLADEFYLQAGQPLPQMADYEAFFLYDNGIGMSRDFIDTVLAEAERWRAPARPLRVGLLTGKLGEQLLREQLLPQLGRLPGLALELRGLENRLFGSGITVSGLLPGEELLAGRALLPPALDALVLPPNTLNAAGRFLDDLSLADFRSRAGLPVVVPETGLLGALAEFARGRS from the coding sequence TTGCGCCTGATCCGTTCACCGCGCCATCCGGGCCTGCGCATCGCGCCCAGCGAGGCGGGGGCCGGCCTGTGCCTCACCGCGGTGGGGGAGAGCCTGGCCGGCCTTCTCGCGCCCGGCGAGCGGCTGCTGGCGGTCGACGGACAGCCGCTGACGGACGTGCTGGATTTCCACTACTACAGCGCCTTCAGCGCCGAGCCCGAACTCAGCATCCTCGGGGTGGACGGCGCGGAGCGCCGGGTCCGCGTGCCCGGGGAGCGGCTCGAAGGGGAGGCGCTCACCTTCGCGCCCCTCGAGTTCAAGACCTGCAGCAACGACTGCGTCTTCTGCTTCATCCACCAGATGCCGGCGGGGCTGCGCGAGGACCTCTACTTCATGGACGAGGACTACCGCCTCGGCTTCCTCTACGGCAACTACGTCACGCTGGCGCTGGCCCGGGAGCACGAGCTCGAGCGCATCGTCCGCCAGCACCTGAGCCCGGTCTACCTCTCGGTGCATGCGATCGACATGGCCCTGCGCAATCGCCTCCTGGGACTGAAGCGCAGCCGGGACATCCGCGGACTCATCGCGCGTCTGCTCGCGGGAGGCATCGCCATCCACACGCAGATCGTGCTGGTGCCCGGCTGGAACGATGGCGCCGCGCTCGACGAGACGATCGCGGCCCTCGCCGGCTACCACCCGGGCATCGAGAGCCTGGGCATCGTGCCCGTCGGATTGAGTGCCCACCGCGCGCGCCTGACGCCGCTGCGCGCCTTCGACGCGGCGGGCGCGGCCGCCGTGATCGCCCAGGTGGAGACCTGGCAGCGCCGCCTGCAGGAATCGCTGGGGACGCGCTTCGCGCACCTCGCCGACGAGTTCTACTTGCAGGCCGGCCAGCCCCTGCCGCAGATGGCCGACTACGAGGCCTTCTTCCTCTACGACAACGGCATCGGGATGAGCCGCGACTTCATCGACACCGTCCTCGCCGAGGCGGAGCGCTGGAGGGCGCCCGCGCGGCCTCTGCGGGTGGGGCTCCTCACCGGCAAGCTGGGGGAGCAGCTCTTGCGCGAGCAGCTCCTGCCGCAGCTGGGGAGGCTGCCCGGACTCGCGCTGGAGCTGCGCGGGCTCGAGAACCGTCTCTTCGGCTCCGGCATCACGGTGAGCGGGCTGCTGCCGGGGGAGGAGCTGCTCGCCGGGCGCGCGCTGCTGCCGCCTGCGCTCGACGCCCTCGTCCTGCCGCCGAACACGCTCAATGCCGCGGGGCGCTTCCTGGACGATCTGAGCCTCGCGGACTTCCGCAGCCGCGCCGGCCTGCCCGTTGTCGTCCCGGAGACTGGGCTGCTGGGCGCCCTCGCCGAGTTCGCGCGCGGCCGCAGCTAG